From Thermotoga sp. Mc24, the proteins below share one genomic window:
- a CDS encoding methyl-accepting chemotaxis protein produces MKNLPVFWKIMILVLILGAGITFVGTLSMITIRSKILEHTDMNLLIQSEGSADALWNFLQAHIQLVDLLSRDESVINLHSDETKEEDVRSLFERVLKSYPNVMNVYVGLKDGRMYLVPEQKLPEGYDPRVRPWYKDAVSKLGQIVITDPYTDASTGKTVITIAKAVQIGQEIVGVVGLDFDCSKLVDQLFKKGVEKGYMSALVDENGTITLHSKKDYIGENIKDTNFFKKWQTGSESGVFGYVFDGIPRRTGYKKLPNGWIYAIVVPEEVVYSEVKESTVVLMTITLVSLVLAIFFAFFMSRRYVSEPLKHLASISDKIAEGDLTVEIQLNSKDEIGKLGNALTHMVKSLREIVLNIKNNSSEIKQNAESVASVAQGVNSTIEEVTAQVESVESNVSNTSASIQEVTSGVEEVAASAQNVSRAAQDLSEKSTQVSESAKEGEKAIKEIVEMIKQARSRAEQTASVVEELNEHARNIGQILDTINSIAEQTNLLALNAAIEAARAGEAGRGFAVVADEIRKLAEESKSATEKIGQILNQISQEVVKANEETRGTVQAVENISSSAEVVASQFDKIVQGISSIVSQIQNLAAIAEEQSAAAEEMSSAMDSASRSIVEIAEQMSEIVESMKQQAKAVNTLSEVMNKLDQIAEKLEKGMEVFKL; encoded by the coding sequence GTGAAAAACTTACCTGTTTTCTGGAAAATCATGATCTTAGTGCTGATACTTGGTGCAGGTATAACGTTTGTTGGTACTTTGAGTATGATAACAATTAGGAGCAAAATACTGGAACACACTGATATGAACCTTCTTATCCAGTCGGAAGGGAGCGCCGATGCACTATGGAACTTCTTACAGGCACACATACAACTTGTGGATTTACTTTCCCGCGATGAGAGTGTGATCAATCTGCACAGCGATGAAACCAAAGAAGAAGATGTGAGAAGCTTGTTCGAGAGAGTTCTGAAGAGCTACCCAAACGTTATGAATGTCTATGTGGGTTTGAAAGATGGAAGAATGTATTTGGTTCCAGAGCAAAAACTTCCAGAAGGATACGATCCAAGGGTAAGACCATGGTATAAAGATGCAGTTTCTAAACTAGGTCAAATTGTCATCACCGACCCTTACACGGATGCCTCAACTGGAAAAACCGTCATAACAATCGCAAAAGCGGTTCAGATCGGTCAGGAAATTGTAGGTGTTGTTGGCCTCGATTTTGACTGTTCAAAACTGGTTGATCAGCTCTTCAAAAAAGGTGTGGAAAAGGGATATATGAGCGCTCTTGTTGATGAAAATGGTACAATCACTCTTCACAGCAAAAAGGATTACATCGGCGAAAACATAAAAGACACGAATTTCTTCAAAAAGTGGCAAACAGGATCAGAGAGCGGCGTGTTTGGATACGTGTTCGATGGGATCCCAAGAAGAACCGGGTACAAGAAACTACCGAACGGCTGGATATACGCCATCGTAGTACCAGAAGAAGTCGTTTACAGTGAAGTGAAAGAATCCACAGTGGTTCTTATGACCATCACTCTTGTTTCTTTGGTTTTAGCAATATTCTTTGCGTTTTTCATGTCGAGAAGATACGTTTCAGAGCCACTCAAACACCTGGCATCAATCTCGGATAAAATTGCTGAAGGCGATTTGACTGTCGAAATCCAGCTCAATTCAAAGGATGAAATTGGAAAACTTGGAAATGCTCTGACACATATGGTTAAATCCCTTAGGGAGATAGTTTTAAACATAAAGAACAATTCATCTGAAATAAAACAAAACGCAGAAAGTGTGGCTTCCGTAGCTCAGGGAGTCAACTCAACGATCGAGGAAGTAACGGCACAGGTGGAAAGTGTAGAATCGAACGTGAGTAACACATCGGCATCGATTCAGGAAGTGACGAGTGGGGTTGAGGAAGTGGCAGCGAGCGCTCAAAACGTTTCCAGAGCAGCTCAGGATCTCTCAGAAAAATCTACACAGGTCAGCGAATCAGCAAAAGAAGGTGAGAAGGCCATCAAAGAAATAGTCGAGATGATAAAACAGGCAAGAAGCAGGGCAGAACAAACAGCAAGTGTTGTAGAGGAGTTGAACGAACACGCAAGGAACATAGGACAGATACTCGATACGATCAACTCGATAGCAGAGCAGACGAACCTTCTCGCCTTGAACGCGGCAATAGAGGCGGCGAGAGCGGGAGAAGCGGGAAGAGGATTCGCAGTTGTGGCGGATGAAATAAGAAAACTTGCAGAAGAGAGCAAGAGTGCGACGGAAAAAATAGGGCAGATATTGAATCAGATCAGCCAGGAAGTGGTGAAAGCGAACGAAGAGACGAGAGGAACGGTGCAGGCAGTGGAGAACATAAGCAGCAGTGCGGAGGTTGTAGCGAGCCAGTTTGACAAGATAGTTCAAGGAATATCTAGCATAGTGTCGCAGATCCAAAATCTTGCAGCAATAGCTGAGGAGCAGAGCGCGGCGGCGGAGGAGATGAGCAGCGCTATGGACAGCGCAAGCAGATCAATAGTAGAAATAGCAGAGCAAATGAGCGAAATCGTAGAATCGATGAAACAGCAGGCCAAGGCTGTTAACACACTGTCTGAAGTCATGAATAAACTGGATCAGATTGCAGAAAAATTAGAAAAAGGGATGGAAGTATTTAAATTGTAA
- a CDS encoding TIGR00266 family protein — MKYEIVLKGSYALLKVFLSIGESVVVEPGAMVYMKGPIEVNTSATGGVWKALKRAILGGENFFMNTYISRGESEVGLAPQLPGDIDVIPLKDILYVQSTSFLACDPSVEMDVSFGGLKSFFSGEGIFLLKFVGHGDVAVSSFGGIKSIELQSGEEFTVDTGHVVAFDGTVKWNVRTFGGLKSTLFGGEGLVCTFTGPGRIYVQTRNYPAFVEWIKSLVPRQTGSR, encoded by the coding sequence GTGAAGTACGAAATCGTACTGAAAGGTAGCTACGCTCTTTTGAAGGTGTTTCTTTCGATTGGGGAGAGTGTTGTGGTAGAACCGGGTGCGATGGTTTACATGAAAGGACCCATCGAAGTTAACACTTCAGCAACGGGAGGTGTCTGGAAAGCCCTCAAAAGAGCCATTTTGGGCGGGGAGAACTTTTTCATGAACACGTACATCTCCCGCGGAGAAAGTGAAGTCGGTCTGGCTCCTCAGCTTCCGGGAGATATAGACGTGATACCTCTGAAAGACATCCTCTACGTTCAATCGACTTCTTTCCTGGCATGTGATCCTTCGGTGGAAATGGACGTTTCATTCGGTGGTTTGAAGTCATTCTTCTCTGGTGAAGGAATATTTCTCTTGAAATTCGTTGGTCACGGTGATGTGGCCGTTTCTTCTTTTGGAGGAATAAAATCTATAGAACTCCAGTCGGGAGAGGAGTTTACCGTTGACACAGGACATGTCGTGGCGTTCGATGGAACGGTGAAGTGGAACGTCAGAACATTTGGTGGCCTGAAATCCACACTCTTCGGTGGAGAAGGTCTGGTGTGTACCTTCACAGGCCCAGGAAGAATTTATGTCCAGACGAGGAATTATCCCGCTTTTGTCGAGTGGATAAAGTCTCTTGTTCCTAGGCAGACGGGTAGCAGATGA
- the nth gene encoding endonuclease III produces the protein MIEELAREIVKRFPRNHKETDPFRVLISTVLSQRTRDENTEKASKKLFEVYRTPQELAKAKPEDLYNLIKESGMYRQKAARIVEISRILVERYGGRVPDSLEELLKLPGVGRKTANIVLWVGFRKPALAVDTHVHRISNRLGWVKTRTPEETEEALKKLLPEDLWGPINGSMVEFGRRICKPQNPLCEECFLKNHCEFYRRRGKGEVRNRTER, from the coding sequence TTGATAGAAGAGCTGGCAAGAGAAATCGTGAAGCGATTTCCAAGGAACCACAAAGAAACGGATCCATTCAGAGTTCTCATCTCCACTGTCCTGAGCCAGAGAACGCGCGACGAGAACACAGAGAAAGCGTCGAAGAAGCTCTTCGAAGTTTACAGAACACCGCAGGAACTCGCAAAGGCAAAACCAGAGGATCTCTACAATTTGATAAAGGAGTCCGGGATGTACAGGCAAAAAGCCGCGAGAATCGTGGAGATATCCAGGATCCTCGTGGAAAGGTACGGCGGAAGAGTTCCCGATTCGCTGGAAGAACTGCTCAAACTTCCCGGTGTGGGAAGAAAAACAGCGAACATAGTGCTGTGGGTGGGTTTCAGAAAACCTGCCCTCGCGGTTGATACGCATGTTCACAGAATCAGCAACAGACTGGGTTGGGTGAAGACAAGAACACCGGAAGAAACAGAAGAAGCCCTCAAGAAATTGCTCCCGGAAGATCTCTGGGGGCCGATCAACGGTTCTATGGTCGAATTCGGAAGAAGAATCTGCAAACCGCAGAATCCTCTGTGTGAAGAGTGCTTTCTGAAGAATCACTGTGAGTTTTACAGAAGGAGGGGAAAGGGTGAAGTACGAAATCGTACTGAAAGGTAG
- a CDS encoding aminopeptidase: protein MKMERKNVWHHRKKKEIEAFSKEYIEFMSKAKTERMTVKEIKRILDESGFVPLGDLAGDPMNMTVYAVNRGKAIAAFRVVDDLKRGLNLVVAHIDSPRLDFKPNPLIEDEQIALFKTHYYGGIKKYHWLSIPLEIHGVLFKNDGTEIEIHIGDKPEDPVFTIPDLLPHLDKEDAKISEKFKGENLMLIAGTIPLSGEEKEAVKTNVLKILNEMYGITEEDFVSGEIEVVPVFSPREVGIDRSLIGAYGQDDRICAYTALRALLSANSEKSIGVIFFDKEEIGSDGNTGAKARFYLKALRQILKMQGAKDSEFVLDEVLENTSVISGDVCAAVNPPYKDVHDLHNAPKLGYGVALVKYTGARGKYSTNDAHAEFVARVRKVLNEQGVIWQVATLGKVDQGGGGTIAKFFAERGSDVIDMGPALLGMHSPFEISSKADLFETYVAYRSLMEKL from the coding sequence ATGAAAATGGAAAGGAAAAACGTCTGGCACCACAGGAAGAAGAAGGAGATAGAAGCCTTTTCGAAAGAGTACATAGAATTCATGAGCAAAGCAAAAACCGAAAGGATGACGGTGAAAGAAATCAAAAGAATTCTCGACGAATCAGGATTCGTTCCTCTTGGAGACTTAGCGGGAGATCCCATGAACATGACAGTTTACGCTGTGAACCGGGGAAAAGCCATCGCCGCCTTTCGTGTGGTGGATGACCTGAAAAGAGGTCTGAACCTTGTGGTTGCGCACATAGATTCTCCGAGGCTGGATTTCAAACCCAATCCGTTGATAGAAGACGAACAAATAGCCCTGTTCAAAACACACTACTACGGAGGAATAAAGAAGTATCACTGGCTGAGCATTCCTCTTGAAATACACGGTGTTCTCTTCAAAAACGATGGAACGGAGATAGAGATTCACATAGGGGATAAACCGGAGGATCCCGTCTTCACGATTCCAGATCTTCTTCCGCATCTCGACAAGGAAGACGCGAAGATCTCTGAGAAGTTCAAAGGAGAAAACCTCATGCTCATAGCCGGAACGATCCCCCTCAGTGGAGAAGAAAAAGAAGCGGTGAAGACGAACGTTCTCAAGATTTTGAACGAGATGTACGGTATCACCGAAGAGGACTTCGTGAGCGGTGAGATAGAAGTGGTTCCTGTTTTCTCACCGAGAGAGGTAGGAATAGACAGAAGTCTCATAGGAGCGTATGGACAGGACGACAGGATATGTGCCTACACAGCTCTTCGAGCGCTTCTGTCTGCAAATTCCGAAAAATCGATAGGTGTGATCTTCTTCGACAAGGAAGAAATAGGAAGCGACGGAAACACGGGAGCAAAAGCCAGATTCTACTTGAAAGCCCTCAGACAAATTCTGAAAATGCAGGGTGCGAAAGATTCGGAGTTCGTGCTCGATGAAGTTCTTGAGAATACCTCTGTCATCTCCGGAGATGTGTGCGCTGCCGTGAATCCTCCTTACAAAGATGTCCACGATCTTCACAACGCTCCGAAACTGGGATACGGAGTTGCTCTTGTGAAGTACACGGGTGCAAGGGGAAAATACTCCACGAACGACGCGCACGCTGAATTTGTAGCTCGTGTGAGAAAAGTGCTGAACGAACAGGGAGTCATCTGGCAGGTGGCCACCCTCGGGAAGGTGGACCAGGGCGGAGGAGGAACAATTGCCAAGTTCTTTGCTGAGAGAGGATCCGATGTGATCGATATGGGACCTGCCCTTCTCGGAATGCATTCTCCTTTTGAAATCTCCTCGAAGGCGGACCTCTTCGAAACCTACGTTGCTTACAGGAGTCTCATGGAAAAACTGTGA